Proteins co-encoded in one Syntrophus gentianae genomic window:
- a CDS encoding cold-shock protein: protein MSEGTVKWFNDSKGFGFIEQDGGKDVFVHHSAIQAEGYKSLSEGDRVSFGVVAGPKGPSAENVRKL, encoded by the coding sequence ATGTCAGAAGGAACAGTAAAATGGTTTAATGATTCAAAGGGTTTTGGCTTTATTGAACAGGACGGTGGGAAGGATGTCTTTGTACATCATTCAGCAATTCAAGCAGAGGGTTACAAATCCCTGTCCGAGGGTGATCGGGTGAGTTTTGGTGTTGTCGCCGGTCCCAAAGGTCCATCAGCGGAGAATGTTCGCAAGCTGTAA
- a CDS encoding M10 family metallopeptidase C-terminal domain-containing protein has translation MALIKGETFTNTLTGTDEADSIHGYEDDDYPNGYFVNNILYGTDGNTLYGLNPGIGNAEAGEAAVEEFSPLPYYTINGIAGYLKQGYWDSTDTHYRSFNMGDSAISGNNGTLYYNTSGFDDISGAGTDADGLTAPRRALVDDALDYLGEILGINFVKTTDTGSDVDIFYKDNASGAKSNSKLFNTLGNGTDNHHYINYSWVNVNANWEGGTSNANDYTYQTIIHETLHALGLGHPGPYNLTATYITDSSQATSNNNIFLNDSWQQTIMSYFSQTGNTMIDADHNYLITVMAADIETLRDYYGSSAFTGDTIYGFNTTISSSKSEVMADLQLYADKNAFCIIDDGGVDAVDFSGYSADQRINLAVASGTSTVGSISDIGGQEGNMTIAVGTVIEQAVGGSGDDTIIGNSAVNVLTGGAGSDNLYGYSGNDILSGGDGEDTLIGSSGNDTLYGGDENDTLSGGSGTDKLYGGDGNDTLSGSSGDDVFYGDAGNDTLSGGDGNDSFNGGTGDDTINGNAGNDTLNGKWGNDTLDGGEGSDSLSGGTGDDLYYVDSSDDSINEAADSGTDRVNAYINNYALPGNVENLYMYGAAVTGYGNALNNIVSGTEGDNTLYGYAGNDNLYGYEGADFLNGMTGDDTMYGFAGNDTYVVDSTGDVVSESFGSGTDTVNAYISYTLPDSIEKLYLFGTAPNGYGNALANRIFGSDLSNSLRGYEGNDTLYGYKGSDTLNGGTGNDTMYGGASSDTYYVDSTADSVVESAGEGTDTVRSYITSYTLTDNVEILRLYSTAANGFGNGLGNTLYGTGSVNDLYGYAGNDSLYGYGGDDYLNGGTGNDTLSGGTGNDTYYVNSASDTLLEDAGGGTDRVYAYASFTLDANVENLYLRSTATTGIGNSLNNSIGGNANANLLSGGDGNDSLDGYGGNDTLNGGAGNDTLNGGTGLDLFVFSESGAANRDTIKSFSHADDTIVLRDFLDGLINSKIKGLSFTSKVLNAGSYVEGTGSTGNGTESSGIYNDTTTGDIWYNPTSSTAGDSVLICTVGSTTATSLDNTDFAYAA, from the coding sequence ATGGCACTTATCAAGGGAGAGACTTTTACAAATACGCTAACCGGAACGGATGAAGCCGACTCTATCCACGGTTACGAAGATGATGATTACCCAAATGGATATTTTGTCAACAATATCCTTTACGGCACTGACGGCAACACCCTTTATGGACTCAATCCCGGGATCGGCAATGCTGAGGCAGGCGAGGCGGCCGTCGAAGAGTTTTCCCCCCTGCCGTACTACACCATCAACGGGATCGCCGGTTATCTCAAGCAGGGGTACTGGGACTCGACAGATACGCATTACCGCTCTTTCAACATGGGAGACTCGGCCATCTCGGGAAACAACGGCACGCTTTACTACAACACCTCGGGATTCGACGACATCTCGGGCGCGGGCACGGACGCGGACGGCCTGACTGCCCCGCGCCGAGCGCTGGTTGATGATGCGCTCGACTACCTGGGCGAGATTCTGGGCATCAATTTCGTGAAGACTACAGACACCGGCTCCGATGTCGACATTTTCTACAAGGACAACGCCAGCGGCGCCAAGAGCAACTCAAAGCTATTCAACACCCTGGGTAACGGCACCGACAATCATCACTATATCAACTATTCATGGGTAAACGTGAACGCGAACTGGGAGGGAGGTACGTCGAATGCAAATGACTATACCTACCAGACCATCATCCATGAAACCCTGCATGCTCTTGGACTGGGGCATCCCGGTCCCTACAACTTAACCGCCACCTACATCACCGATTCTTCACAGGCGACCTCAAACAACAACATTTTTTTGAACGACAGCTGGCAGCAGACCATCATGTCGTATTTCAGCCAGACCGGGAACACGATGATTGACGCCGATCATAATTACCTCATCACCGTCATGGCCGCGGACATCGAGACCCTGCGCGACTATTACGGGTCATCGGCCTTTACCGGCGATACGATCTACGGGTTCAACACCACTATTTCCTCATCCAAAAGCGAGGTGATGGCAGACCTTCAGCTCTATGCCGACAAGAATGCCTTCTGTATTATTGATGACGGCGGCGTCGACGCGGTGGACTTCTCCGGCTATTCGGCCGACCAGAGGATCAATCTCGCCGTGGCGTCAGGCACGTCAACCGTCGGATCGATCTCGGACATTGGCGGTCAGGAAGGCAACATGACGATTGCCGTCGGAACGGTGATCGAACAAGCGGTCGGCGGTTCCGGTGACGACACCATTATAGGCAACAGCGCCGTTAATGTCCTGACGGGCGGCGCGGGTAGCGACAACCTGTACGGCTATTCCGGGAACGACATCCTGTCCGGCGGTGACGGTGAGGACACGCTGATCGGCAGCTCCGGAAACGATACCCTGTACGGTGGAGACGAAAACGATACCCTGAGCGGAGGAAGTGGAACCGACAAACTTTACGGCGGCGACGGAAACGATACTCTCAGTGGATCATCCGGCGACGATGTGTTCTATGGCGATGCCGGAAACGATACTTTGTCCGGCGGTGACGGAAATGATTCCTTTAATGGAGGCACGGGAGACGATACGATCAACGGCAATGCCGGAAATGATACGCTGAATGGCAAATGGGGGAACGACACCTTGGACGGCGGCGAGGGAAGCGACTCTCTGTCGGGAGGCACGGGAGACGATCTGTATTACGTCGACAGTTCCGACGACTCCATTAACGAGGCTGCTGACTCCGGTACCGACCGGGTCAATGCCTATATCAACAATTACGCCCTGCCTGGAAACGTCGAAAACCTCTACATGTACGGCGCGGCAGTCACCGGGTACGGAAACGCGCTGAATAACATCGTCTCCGGAACCGAAGGCGACAACACCCTTTACGGGTATGCCGGAAACGATAACTTGTACGGGTATGAAGGCGCCGACTTCCTCAACGGCATGACCGGGGACGACACCATGTACGGATTCGCGGGAAACGACACCTATGTCGTGGACAGCACCGGAGACGTGGTTTCCGAGTCTTTCGGATCCGGCACCGACACCGTCAACGCCTATATCAGCTACACCCTGCCTGATTCCATCGAGAAACTCTACTTGTTCGGCACGGCCCCGAACGGCTATGGCAATGCCCTTGCCAACCGGATCTTCGGCAGCGACCTCAGCAACTCGCTGCGCGGATACGAGGGAAACGACACCCTTTACGGGTATAAGGGAAGCGATACCTTGAACGGCGGCACAGGCAACGACACGATGTACGGCGGCGCGAGCAGCGACACCTATTACGTCGACAGCACGGCCGATTCTGTTGTCGAGTCAGCAGGCGAAGGGACCGATACGGTCCGTTCCTATATCACCAGCTACACGCTGACGGACAACGTCGAGATTCTGCGCCTTTACAGCACAGCGGCCAATGGTTTCGGAAACGGCCTTGGCAACACGCTCTACGGCACCGGCAGCGTCAACGACCTTTACGGCTACGCGGGAAACGACTCCCTTTACGGATACGGCGGGGACGACTATCTCAACGGCGGTACGGGCAATGACACTCTGAGCGGCGGCACGGGAAACGACACCTATTACGTCAACAGCGCAAGCGACACCCTTTTGGAGGATGCAGGTGGCGGCACCGACAGAGTTTACGCCTATGCCAGCTTCACGCTCGATGCCAACGTGGAGAACCTTTATCTCCGCAGCACGGCGACCACCGGAATCGGCAATTCCCTGAACAACTCGATTGGCGGCAACGCGAACGCCAACCTCCTGTCCGGAGGCGACGGCAATGATTCCCTTGATGGATACGGGGGGAATGACACACTGAACGGCGGCGCCGGCAACGATACCCTGAACGGCGGAACCGGTCTGGACCTCTTTGTTTTCTCAGAATCCGGTGCAGCCAACCGCGATACCATCAAGAGCTTTTCACATGCGGATGACACCATCGTATTGAGGGACTTCCTTGACGGCTTAATCAATTCCAAAATCAAGGGCCTTTCTTTTACAAGCAAGGTGCTCAACGCCGGATCGTATGTCGAAGGAACCGGATCCACAGGGAACGGCACAGAGTCCAGTGGAATTTACAACGACACGACGACCGGTGATATCTGGTACAACCCCACGAGCAGTACTGCAGGGGATTCCGTCCTGATCTGTACGGTCGGCTCCACAACAGCGACTTCGCTGGACAATACGGACTTTGCCTATGCTGCTTAG
- a CDS encoding lmo0937 family membrane protein, with amino-acid sequence MAVILIVLWLLGLVTGNTMGSFIHILLVVAIIVILIRVIQGRRTI; translated from the coding sequence ATTGCTGTAATACTCATCGTTCTATGGCTGCTGGGGCTGGTGACCGGCAATACGATGGGTTCTTTCATTCATATCCTGCTGGTCGTTGCCATCATCGTCATACTGATCAGAGTTATTCAGGGACGGAGAACCATTTAG
- a CDS encoding calcium-binding protein yields the protein MSLIKGDKSPNTLRGTADDDTIYGYGSNDILYGYGGNDDLYGGTGNDKMYGGTGNDTLDGGTGNDKMYGGTGDDTYYVDSTDDVVSEALSAGTDHVYASIEYSLGANVEDLTLDGSALLGRGNELNNKLIGNDNDNWLAGFAGNDTLDGGAGNDTMIGMSGDDTYVVDSEADIVVESSGGGTDKIMSNVSYTLLDGFEIEYLYLKGTATSGTGNAFNNILVGNSNANIFHGLAGDDIMLGNTGNDTLVGGAGDDTMKGGAGNDTYFVDSLDDVVSEAVSAGTDTVYAMVDNYSLPTNVENLSIFALSGTGNSLNNIIRGNTLDNTEYGLAGNDTLRGSNGNDILIGGAGNDTLIGGTDQDYFVFAQSGATNSDKLTDFSHTDDTIVLKDILDGLVSNSIRGLSFDANNVLNTDSYIEGSGKTGNGITDISGIYNDTATGKIYYNPTSDTAGDSALICTVGTATVTSLDNTDFIYHS from the coding sequence ATGAGCCTCATCAAAGGGGACAAATCACCAAATACGCTTCGTGGAACTGCTGATGATGACACCATTTACGGATATGGCAGCAATGACATCCTTTACGGTTATGGTGGCAATGATGATCTTTACGGCGGTACCGGCAACGATAAGATGTATGGTGGAACAGGCAACGATACCTTGGATGGCGGTACCGGTAACGATAAGATGTATGGTGGAACAGGCGATGATACCTATTACGTCGATAGTACGGACGACGTTGTTTCCGAGGCTCTGTCTGCCGGTACGGATCATGTGTACGCATCTATCGAATATTCTCTGGGGGCTAATGTAGAGGACTTGACCCTTGACGGCTCGGCACTCCTTGGAAGGGGCAACGAACTTAACAATAAGCTTATCGGCAATGATAACGACAACTGGCTTGCTGGTTTCGCCGGCAACGATACCCTGGACGGTGGCGCCGGTAATGACACCATGATCGGCATGTCAGGAGACGACACCTACGTCGTTGATAGTGAAGCGGATATTGTCGTAGAGAGTTCGGGTGGTGGCACAGATAAAATTATGTCCAATGTCAGCTATACTCTCCTCGACGGTTTCGAGATCGAATACCTCTACTTGAAAGGTACCGCAACGAGCGGGACTGGAAATGCGTTCAATAACATCCTCGTTGGAAACAGCAACGCAAACATCTTTCATGGACTTGCCGGCGATGACATCATGCTGGGTAACACTGGAAATGATACCCTAGTGGGAGGTGCCGGAGACGACACTATGAAGGGTGGTGCGGGTAATGATACCTATTTTGTCGATAGTTTGGATGATGTTGTTTCTGAGGCTGTAAGTGCCGGAACAGACACGGTTTATGCGATGGTTGACAACTATTCCCTACCTACCAATGTGGAAAATCTTTCAATTTTTGCGTTATCGGGAACCGGAAATTCGCTTAACAACATAATTCGAGGAAACACACTGGACAACACCGAATATGGGCTTGCCGGAAATGACACTCTGAGGGGCAGTAATGGAAATGACATCCTAATTGGCGGCGCGGGCAATGATACTCTGATCGGTGGCACCGATCAAGACTATTTCGTTTTCGCACAATCCGGGGCAACCAATAGTGACAAGCTCACCGACTTTTCACACACGGACGACACAATCGTGCTTAAGGACATTCTGGATGGTTTGGTCAGTAACTCCATTAGGGGTCTTTCTTTCGACGCCAATAACGTCCTGAACACAGATAGTTATATCGAAGGTTCCGGAAAAACAGGCAATGGAATCACCGATATCAGCGGCATTTACAACGACACAGCAACAGGGAAAATCTATTACAATCCTACAAGCGATACGGCTGGAGATTCCGCATTAATATGTACAGTTGGAACCGCAACGGTTACTTCACTGGATAATACGGATTTCATCTATCACAGTTGA
- a CDS encoding YhjD/YihY/BrkB family envelope integrity protein, with amino-acid sequence MLCSEFRKSSNYIIHHYCCLVDKICKFLTSISSYLVMPVRHVIFRHALIGGLTAAVLWEISRRVLVWYYKAVSMVNVIYGSITTTVIALLCIEVVAVILLLGAQVIAELENTPPPRNLTRIKNLLTIIY; translated from the coding sequence ATGTTATGTTCAGAATTTCGCAAATCCTCAAATTATATCATCCACCATTATTGTTGCCTTGTAGATAAAATATGCAAATTTCTGACATCTATTTCCTCCTACCTGGTCATGCCCGTTAGGCACGTCATATTCCGTCATGCACTCATCGGTGGGTTAACCGCAGCGGTGTTATGGGAGATCAGCCGCCGGGTGCTGGTGTGGTATTACAAGGCCGTTTCTATGGTAAATGTTATTTATGGTTCCATTACTACTACTGTGATAGCCTTGCTCTGCATAGAGGTGGTTGCCGTAATCCTGCTGTTGGGTGCTCAAGTCATTGCAGAACTTGAAAACACCCCCCCCCCGAGAAATTTGACAAGGATCAAGAATTTGTTGACAATAATATACTAG
- a CDS encoding transposase, translating into MSRCIGRTNLLYTQHVNRKYKRSGRLWQNRFFSTIVDTESYLWAVARYIEQNPVKSALVTRPEDYLWSSCRANIRGQEDGLVTGKGWLDEKDREAYRTFLMHTDKLMDQKIRVNTSTGRPLGSEDFLSELENKLCRKILPGKAGRPKK; encoded by the coding sequence TTGTCCCGCTGCATCGGCAGGACAAATCTTCTGTACACACAGCACGTCAACCGGAAATACAAACGTAGCGGTCGTTTGTGGCAGAACCGATTCTTTTCGACTATTGTTGATACGGAATCCTATTTATGGGCAGTGGCAAGATACATTGAGCAAAATCCTGTAAAATCGGCGCTGGTGACACGTCCGGAGGACTATCTTTGGTCGAGTTGCCGAGCCAATATCAGGGGACAAGAAGACGGATTGGTTACAGGGAAAGGGTGGCTTGATGAAAAAGATCGGGAAGCCTACCGGACATTCCTGATGCATACCGATAAGCTGATGGATCAAAAGATCAGGGTGAATACTTCAACCGGGCGTCCTTTGGGAAGTGAAGACTTCCTTTCGGAATTGGAAAATAAACTTTGCCGAAAGATATTGCCAGGCAAGGCGGGTCGCCCCAAAAAGTAG